A genomic window from Antedon mediterranea chromosome 4, ecAntMedi1.1, whole genome shotgun sequence includes:
- the LOC140047590 gene encoding glutathione synthetase-like: MTSTDIIDKKVLDDVIWKAKCWAINHGLVRPVERKDNEPIPHQVTYIPFMLTPTPFPMNPFKRMKKVQLDFNFLMYNVSRDYDFLYEVLNSSLKYDEFTRNLVEISKMVRHKTIKDRGSLDIIRCDYMLDDRNGDQFKQVEINMISVGAGEMSTLLEPLHRYTLKLLGKHEEERVPENKCLDEIAIALVRAWEIYGQPRAAILLVAETSDRAVNAHQHIEFRIHEVNSRISFIKGNLKDIGDRAILTDDQELEMDGYKIAVVYYRTGYRPDHYKTKKEWRGRSLAEHSCAIKCPSIGGHLAGTKSVQQALSEPGITERYIEDPEAVNRIRETFCKLYSLDIGSKGDQAVNLALENPDKFVLKPNRESGGNNIFGKDVARKLIEIKDLESRSKYILMEKIEPIKGKGYPITHKEDVKWKEMTSEIGIYGTIVGDTEGIVHTREIGHLLRTKPHNATEASLSTGICVLDCPYLT; encoded by the exons ATGACGAGTACTGATATAATTGATAAAAAAGTTcttgatgacgtcatatggAAAGCAAAATGTTGGGCAATAAACCATGGCCTGGTCAGACCAGTGGAAAGGAAAGATAACGAACCAATACCTCATCAAGTCACCTATATACCATTTATGCTTACTCCAACACCATTTCCCATGAACCCATTTAAAAGAATGAAAAAAGTTCAACTGGACTTTAATTTTCTGATGTACAACGTTAGTCGAGATTACGACTTTTTGTACGAAGTCCTGAACAG TTCTTTGAAATATGACGAATTTACAAGAAATTTGGTAGAGATTAGCAAAATGGTTCGTCACAAGACTATTAAAGAC AGAGGAAGTCTTGATATAATCAGATGCGACTACATGCTGGATGATAGAAATGGAGATCAGTTTAAACAAGTTGAAATTAACATGATATCAGTTGGAGCTGGTGAAATGTCAACATTGTTAGAACCTCTACATAG GTATACCTTAAAGTTGTTAGGGAAACACGAAGAAGAACGTGTTCCGGAAAACAAGTGTCTTGATGAAATAGCCATTGCTCTTGTTCGGGCATGGGAAATTTACGGCCAACCCAg aGCAGCAATTTTGTTAGTTGCTGAAACTTCAGACAGGGCTGTTAATGCTCACCAGCACATCGAGTTTCGAATTCATGAAGTTAATTCGCGAATATCTTTTATTAAGGGAAACCTTAAAGATATTGGAGATCGCGCCATTTTGACTGACGATCAAGAGTTAGAAAT GGATGGATATAAAATTGCTGTTGTATATTATCGCACTGGTTACAGACCCGACCATTACAAGACAAAGAAG GAATGGAGGGGTAGATCTTTAGCAGAGCATTCATGTGCAATTAAGTGTCCATCAATAGGTGGTCATTTGGCGGGAACTAAGTCCGTTCAACAAGCATTGTCAGAACCAGGCATTACCGAAAGGTATATTGAAGACCCAGAAGCAGTTAATCGAATACGTgaaacattttgtaaattgtattcgCTCGATATT GGCTCGAAGGGAGACCAAGCCGTTAATTTAGCACTAGAGAATCCagacaagtttgtacttaagcCAAACAGAGAATCTGGTG GTAACAACATTTTTGGAAAGGACGTTGCGAGAAAACTGATAGAAATAAAAGACTTGGAAAGTCGCTCTAAATACATTCTAATGGAAAAAATTGAACCTATCAAAGGCAAAGGCTACCCAATAACACATAAAGAAGACGTAAAGTGGAAGGAGATGACATCAGAGATCGGAATATATGGTACAATAGTAGG TGACACTGAAGGAATTGTTCATACTCGGGAAATTGGTCATCTGCTACGAACAAAACCTCATAATGCAACAGAAGCGTCCCTATCTACTGGCATATGTGTACTTGATTGTCCTTATCTAACCTGA
- the LOC140047588 gene encoding LOW QUALITY PROTEIN: uncharacterized protein (The sequence of the model RefSeq protein was modified relative to this genomic sequence to represent the inferred CDS: inserted 1 base in 1 codon; substituted 2 bases at 2 genomic stop codons), translating to MGKISDSLDINTPDGLQNKMLIDIMIYFVNRGRCPVSSFLAFKEVLNPNQKCIRQRPKSTAPNDGSPXYINAPLGIHTFGYKMKMISVKAGCXKKYTNHSXMATTCTILDEAGFPNRNIMSVTGHRSKSSLKHYLQEKVYELYFGYENV from the exons ATGGGGAAAATATCTGACTCTTTGGATATTAATACACCGGATGGGCTCCAAAATAAAATGCTCATTGATATTATGATTTACTTTGTTAACCGAGGTAG GTGCCCCGTCTCAAGTTTCCTTGCCTTCAAGGAAGTGTTAAATCCAAATCAAAAATGTATTCGGCAGCGTCCAAAATCGACTGCACCAAATGATGGATCTCCATGATACATAAATGCGCCGTTAGGTATACATACATTTGGATATAAGATGAAAATGATTTCTGTAAAGGCTGGatgctaaaaaaaatatacaaatcatA CAATGGCTACAACCTGCACAATACTTGATGAAGCAGGATTCCCAAATCGAAATATAATGTCGGTTACAGGGCATAGATCGAAATCGTCATTAAAGCATTACTTACAAGAAAAAGTCTATGAGCTGTACTTTGGCTACGAAAATGTATGA